From one Solanum stenotomum isolate F172 chromosome 12, ASM1918654v1, whole genome shotgun sequence genomic stretch:
- the LOC125846609 gene encoding uncharacterized protein LOC125846609: MAKSVVIPRMSLIFLRSKSISSFSQSGTIFFPSMLNSLLLKSHSLHFFSTTSTPYPLQYEMIISRPANPPSPTLKSRQQRFLPNSKPTDSEPEPGSELGFDDWVDRKLNSKSSSPQAEPEPEEPSSGIMKMDKGKRKYYNKRRKRMFGGSDSEDENNRDKDNELVELKQEVVELPTLHKKEEELYFYDNFAYPWEKDKHYKMVYQLEKKFFPDQGFDKAFLDPGQSNENVKRSKKKLEKKENIIEKDIDGGDGKSLIFFEEEEKSVSSETKEEAKVDVSEKKVEEFFKCLKKVPNKENGVASAEPFLATRSTGLPPKWDSPGGTVVLVNKPKGWTSFTVCGKLRRLTKVKKVGHAGTLDPMATGLLIVCVGKSTKIVDSYQGMMKGYSGIFRLGEATSTWDADSPVIQREPWEHIKDEDIKKTAASFFGEIWQVPPMFSAIKVGGEKMYDKARRGESIELAPRRISIFEFDVKRSLDDRQNVIFRVRCSKGTYVRSLCADFGKALGSCAHLTALRRDSIGEYTADDAWEFQELEEAITKGYL; the protein is encoded by the exons ATGGCGAAGTCAGTAGTAATTCCTCGCATGTCTCTCATCTTCCTCCGCTCCAAATCCATCTCTTCATTCTCTCAGTCAGGCACCATCTTCTTTCCCTCAATGCTCAATTCCCTTTTGCTCAAATCCCATTCACTTCACTTTTTCTCTACAACTTCAACCCCATACCCACTTCAATACGAAATGATAATCTCCCGCCCTGCAAACCCACCTTCACCAACCCTAAAATCTCGCCAACAACGCTTCCTTCCCAATTCAAAACCTACTGATTCAGAACCCGAACCCGGTTCAGAACTTGGGTTCGACGATTGGGTCGACAGAAAATTGAATTCGAAATCTTCTTCTCCACAAGCGGAACCGGAGCCTGAAGAACCCAGTTCTGGTATTATGAAAATGGATAAAGGGAAAAGGAAATATTACAATAAGAGAAGGAAAAGAATGTTTGGTGGGTCGGATTCAGAGGATGAGAATAACAGGGACAAGGATAATGAGCTTGTTGAGTTGAAGCAGGAAGTTGTGGAGCTACCTACATTGCACAAGAAGGAAGAAGAGTTGTACTTTTATGACAATTTTGCTTATCCTTGGGAGAAGGATAAGCATTATAAGATGGTATATCAATTGGAGAAGAAGTTTTTTCCCGATCAGGGTTTTGATAAGGCTTTTCTTGATCCTGGGCAGTCGAATGAGAATGTAAAGAGGAGTAAAaagaaattggagaagaaggaaaatataatagaaaaagatATTGATGGTGGGGATGGTAAAAGTTTGATCTTTtttgaagaggaagaaaaaagtGTCAGCTCTGAAACTAAGGAGGAAGCTAAAGTTGATGTATCGGAAAAGAAAGTGGAAGAGTTCTTCAAGTGTTTGAAGAAAGTTCCAAATAAGGAAAATGGTGTTGCCAGTGCCGAGCCATTTCTAGCGACAAGGAGTACAGGGCTTCCTCCTAAATGGGATAGTCCGGGTGGGACGGTTGTATTAGTGAACAAACCAAAAG GTTGGACTTCTTTTACTGTTTGTGGAAAGTTGCGCCGCCTAACAAAAGTGAAAAAG GTTGGCCATGCTGGAACACTTGATCCTATGGCAACTGGCTTATTGATTGTATGTGTTGGTAAATCTACGAAGATCGTTGATAG CTATCAGGGTATGATGAAGGGCTACAGTGGAATCTTCCGTTTGGGAGAAGCCACCTCTACCTGGGATGCAGATTCCCCg GTAATTCAACGAGAGCCATGGGAGCATATCAAGGATGAGGACATAAAGAAAACGGCAGCATCCTTTTTTGGAGAGATATGGCAAGTCCCTCCGATGTTCTCAGCAATCAAA GTTGGTGGTGAAAAGATGTATGATAAagcaagaagaggagaaagcaTCGAACTTGCACCGAGAAGGATTTCAATTTTCGAATTTGATGTGAAGCGGAGTTTAGATGACAG ACAGAATGTGATTTTCCGAGTAAGATGCTCAAAAGGTACCTATGTCCGATCACTTTGTGCAGACTTCGGGAAAGCTCTTGGCAG TTGTGCTCACTTGACAGCTCTGCGACGAGATTCAATTG GAGAGTATACAGCGGATGATGCTTGGGAATTTCAAGAATTGGAAGAGGCAATCACCAAAGGATATTTGTAA
- the LOC125848408 gene encoding serine/threonine-protein kinase STY13-like isoform X2, giving the protein MLSRVQHKNLVKFIGACKEPVMVIVTELLLGGTLRKYLLNMRPRCLDTGVAIRFALDIARAMECLHSHGIIHRDLKPENLLLTADHKTVKLADFGLAREESLTEMMTAETGTYRWMAPELYSTVTLRHGEKKHYNHKVDAYSFAIVLWELVHNKLPFEGMSNLQAAYAAAFKNVRPSADDLPEDLAVIVTSCWKEDPNTRPNFTQIIQMLLHFLSSVSPPEPVIPARIFTSENHVLPPESPGTSSLMSKRDDSGDTPKTPMENQPRGFFFCFNQCY; this is encoded by the exons ATGTTATCCAGAGTTCAGCACAAGAACTTAGTGAAG TTCATAGGAGCTTGCAAGGAGCCTGTCATGGTCATTGTAACTGAACTTCTTCTCGGTGGGACACTGAGGAAATACTTGCTGAACATGAGGCCAAGGTGCTTGGATACTGGTGTTGCTATTAGATTTGCCCTTGATATAGCTCGTGCAATGGAGTGCTTGCACTCTCATGGTATCATTCACCGTGACCTAAAACCTG AGAACTTGCTTTTGACTGCGGACCACAAAACTGTCAAACTTGCGGATTTTGGTTTGGCAAGAGAAGAATCATTGACAGAGATGATGACTGCTGAAACTGGAACCTATCGCTGGATGGCTCCAGAG CTCTACAGCACAGTCACTTTAAGACATGGCGAGAAGAAGCATTATAATCACAAAGTAGATGCCTATAGTTTTGCAATTGTTCTGTGGGAACTCGTACATAACAAATTACCATTTGAGGGCATGTCTAATTTGCAGGCTGCTTATGCAGCTGCGTTTAAG AATGTGAGACCAAGCGCAGATGATCTCCCCGAGGATTTGGCAGTAATTGTAACTtcgtgttggaaagaggatccAAACACTCGTCCCAACTTCACTCAGATAATACAGATGCTTCTACATTTTCTCTCTTCAGTTTCCCCTCCGGAACCAGTAATACCAGCTAGGATTTTCACTTCAGAGAATCATGTGTTACCACCAGAGTCTCCAGGTACCAGCTCCTTAATGTCCAAGCGTGATGACTCGGGTGACACCCCTAAAACACCAATGGAGAATCAGCCAAGAGGGTTCTTCTTCTGTTTTAACCAATGCTACTGA
- the LOC125847951 gene encoding uncharacterized protein LOC125847951 isoform X2, which translates to MVSDIYYPSKKSDDFCEDVCGESTPGIVSMSRLRCMLRGLDLKAIVFLVVFVPLCIVGIYFHGQKITYFLRPIWQSPPKPFIELTHYYHENVSMENLCKQHGWGIREYPRRVYDAVLFSNEVDMLTIRWKELYPYITQFVLLESNSTFTGLPKPFTFAINRDQFKFVEPRLTYGTIGGRFRKGENPFVEEAYQRVALDQLLRIAGIEDDDLLIMSDVDEIPSRHTINLLRWCDDIPPILHLHFRNYLYSFEFELKHRSWRASVHRYQSGKTRYVHYRQTDYLLADSGWHCSFCFRHISDFIFKMKAYSHTDRVRFLHYLNPRRIQDIICEGSDLYDMLPEEYTFKDIIGNMGPLPHSYSAVHLPAHLLDNPEKYKYLLPGNCKRESG; encoded by the exons ATGGTGTCTGATATTTATTACCCTTCAAAGAAAAGCGACGATTTTTGTGAAGACGTTTGTGGCGAG TCTACCCCTGGAATAGTAAGCATGTCAAGACTACGGTGTATGCTTCGAGGATTGGATTTAAAGGCTATTgtttttttggttgtttttgTGCCATTATGTATAGTTGGTATATACTTTCATGGACAGAAGATTACCTACTTCCTCCGCCCAATATGGCAATCTCCTCCGAAGCCCTTTATTGAACTGACCCATTATTATCATGAGAATGTCTCAATGGAGAATCTTTGCAAGCAACATGGATGGGGAATTCGTGAATATCCTAGGCGTGTCTATGATGCTGTTTTGTTTAGTAATGAAGTGGACATGCTTACTATCAGATGGAAGGAATTGTATCCTTACATCACACAGTTTGTTCTTCTCGAGTCAAACTCCACGTTTACTGGATTACCAAAGCCATTTACTTTTGCTATTAACCGGGACCAGTTTAAGTTTGTTGAGCCTCGATTGACTTATGGAACCATTGGAGGAAGATTCAGGAAAGGTGAAAATCCGTTTGTTGAAGAGGCATATCAGAGAGTAGCACTCGATCAGCTATTGAGAATAGCTGGAATAGAGGATGATGATTTGCTGATAATGTCCGATGTTGATGAAATTCCTAGCAGGCACACCATCAATCTTTTAAGATGGTGTGATGACATTCCTCCAATTCTTCACCTTCATTTTAGGAATTACTTGTACTCTTTTGAATTTGAGCTTAAGCACAGAAGTTGGAGAGCTTCAGTCCACAGGTATCAGAGTGGCAAGACTCGATACGTACACTATCGTCAGACTGATTACCTTTTGGCAGATTCAGGTTGGCATTGTAGCTTTTGTTTCCGCCACATCTCTGACTTCATATTCAAAATGAAAGCTTACAGCCACACTGATAGAGTGAGGTTCTTGCATTATTTGAACCCTAGAAGAATACAAGATATCATTTGTGAAGGATCTGATTTATATGACATGCTTCCTGAGGAGTACACATTCAAGGATATCATTGGTAACATGGGACCTCTACCTCATTCTTACTCAGCCGTGCATCTTCCTGCGCATTTACTGGATAATCCCGAGAAGTATAAGTATCTCTTGCCTGGGAACTGCAAAAGAGAAAGTGGCTAA
- the LOC125847951 gene encoding uncharacterized protein LOC125847951 isoform X1 → MVSDIYYPSKKSDDFCEDVCGEQSTPGIVSMSRLRCMLRGLDLKAIVFLVVFVPLCIVGIYFHGQKITYFLRPIWQSPPKPFIELTHYYHENVSMENLCKQHGWGIREYPRRVYDAVLFSNEVDMLTIRWKELYPYITQFVLLESNSTFTGLPKPFTFAINRDQFKFVEPRLTYGTIGGRFRKGENPFVEEAYQRVALDQLLRIAGIEDDDLLIMSDVDEIPSRHTINLLRWCDDIPPILHLHFRNYLYSFEFELKHRSWRASVHRYQSGKTRYVHYRQTDYLLADSGWHCSFCFRHISDFIFKMKAYSHTDRVRFLHYLNPRRIQDIICEGSDLYDMLPEEYTFKDIIGNMGPLPHSYSAVHLPAHLLDNPEKYKYLLPGNCKRESG, encoded by the exons ATGGTGTCTGATATTTATTACCCTTCAAAGAAAAGCGACGATTTTTGTGAAGACGTTTGTGGCGAG CAGTCTACCCCTGGAATAGTAAGCATGTCAAGACTACGGTGTATGCTTCGAGGATTGGATTTAAAGGCTATTgtttttttggttgtttttgTGCCATTATGTATAGTTGGTATATACTTTCATGGACAGAAGATTACCTACTTCCTCCGCCCAATATGGCAATCTCCTCCGAAGCCCTTTATTGAACTGACCCATTATTATCATGAGAATGTCTCAATGGAGAATCTTTGCAAGCAACATGGATGGGGAATTCGTGAATATCCTAGGCGTGTCTATGATGCTGTTTTGTTTAGTAATGAAGTGGACATGCTTACTATCAGATGGAAGGAATTGTATCCTTACATCACACAGTTTGTTCTTCTCGAGTCAAACTCCACGTTTACTGGATTACCAAAGCCATTTACTTTTGCTATTAACCGGGACCAGTTTAAGTTTGTTGAGCCTCGATTGACTTATGGAACCATTGGAGGAAGATTCAGGAAAGGTGAAAATCCGTTTGTTGAAGAGGCATATCAGAGAGTAGCACTCGATCAGCTATTGAGAATAGCTGGAATAGAGGATGATGATTTGCTGATAATGTCCGATGTTGATGAAATTCCTAGCAGGCACACCATCAATCTTTTAAGATGGTGTGATGACATTCCTCCAATTCTTCACCTTCATTTTAGGAATTACTTGTACTCTTTTGAATTTGAGCTTAAGCACAGAAGTTGGAGAGCTTCAGTCCACAGGTATCAGAGTGGCAAGACTCGATACGTACACTATCGTCAGACTGATTACCTTTTGGCAGATTCAGGTTGGCATTGTAGCTTTTGTTTCCGCCACATCTCTGACTTCATATTCAAAATGAAAGCTTACAGCCACACTGATAGAGTGAGGTTCTTGCATTATTTGAACCCTAGAAGAATACAAGATATCATTTGTGAAGGATCTGATTTATATGACATGCTTCCTGAGGAGTACACATTCAAGGATATCATTGGTAACATGGGACCTCTACCTCATTCTTACTCAGCCGTGCATCTTCCTGCGCATTTACTGGATAATCCCGAGAAGTATAAGTATCTCTTGCCTGGGAACTGCAAAAGAGAAAGTGGCTAA
- the LOC125848908 gene encoding glucuronokinase 1 has translation MAKQSAVIEHKSYARVGLLGNPSDVYFGNTISFSLGNFWASVRLEPSIDLVIVPHPSHDLVQFNSISHLVNRLQNEGYYGGVRLLMAIVKIFHNYCKESNITLHDGNFTLSYDTNIPRQTGLSGSSAIVSAALSCLLDFYKVRHLIKVEVRPNLVLDAEKELGIVAGLQDRVAQVYGGVVYMDFGKNHMDELGHGIYTPMDVDLLPPLYLIYAENPSDSGKVHSTVRQRWLDGDKFIRSTIEEVANIAVEGRKALLEKDYNKLAALMNHNFDLRRRMFGDDALGAMNIEMVEIARKVGAASKFTGSGGAVVVFCPNGTSQVKQLEDACHTAGFTFQPIKVMSSFLNETDFQTLGSK, from the exons ATGGCGAAACAGTCGGCAGTGATCGAGCACAAGTCTTACGCTAGAGTTGGACTGCTTGGAAACCCTAGCGACGTTTATTTTGGGAACACTATTTCTTTCAGCCTCGGAAATTTTTGGGCTTCTGTTCGTTTGGAGCCTTCTATAGATCTCGTCATTGTTCCTCATCCTTCTCATGATCTcgttcaattcaattcaatttctCACCTG GTGAACAGGTTGCAGAATGAGGGGTACTATGGAGGGGTGCGTTTGCTTATGGCAATCGTTAAAATATTTCACAACTATTGCAAAGAGAGCAACATCACCTTACATGATGGGAATTTCACTCTCTCGTATGACACTAACATTCCCCGCCAG ACAGGGCTTTCAGGTTCTAGTGCAATCGTAAGTGCTGCACTGAGTTGCCTTCTTGATTTTTACAAAGTCAGACATCTCATCAAAGTTGAGGTAAGGCCGAACCTTGTCCTTGATGCAGAGAAGGAACTTGGAATTGTTGCAGGTCTTCAAGATAGAGTGGCCCAGGTGTATGGAGGCGTTGTATATATG GATTTTGGCAAGAATCACATGGATGAATTAGGTCATGGCATATATACACCCATGGATGTTGATCTTCTCCCACCTCTTTATCTGATCTATGCAGAAAATCCCAGTGATTCTGGAAAG GTACATAGTACAGTTCGACAAAGATGGTTAGATGGTGATAAATTTATAAGATCAACCATTGAAGAGGTTGCTAACATAGCTGTGGAGGGACGGAAAGCTCTTCTTGAGAAGGACTACAATAAGTTAGCAGCCCTCATGAATCACAATTTTGACTTGAGAAG GCGTATGTTTGGAGATGATGCCCTTGGAGCTATGAATATAGAGATGGTTGAAATTGCTCGAAAGGTAGGTGCTGCTTCCAAGTTCACAGGAAGTGGTGGGGCTGTGGTTGTGTTCTGTCCGAATGGAACTTCACAAGTGAAACAGCTGGAGGACGCATGCCACACTGCTGGTTTCACTTTCCAACCAATTAAAGTTATGTCTTCGTTTCTAAACGAAACCGATTTTCAAACTCTGGGATCAAAGTGA
- the LOC125849278 gene encoding SUPPRESSOR OF GAMMA RESPONSE 1-like yields the protein MGRSWLINGRGLASKVKNASAPAAHQIKDCGAKRQCPNCNYSIDNKDVSHEWPGLPVGVKFDPSDAELVEHLEAKCGVGNSEQHKFIDEFIPTLDVHEGICYTHPENLPGAKKDGSSIHFFYRITNAYATGKRKRRKIHDENNLMKEHVRWHKTGKTKVVMENGFQKGCKKVMVLYQTIKKGSKQEKTNWVMHQYHLGPDEDEKEGEYVVSKIFYQQQKQSVKANDSCDNEEANQTGPTTPKTVTPNPPRDGETPSYDDIVDDSLPFSPDQEVEVAKEPGQPSDAKIKCEMEYTTCLAGESQAADANDVDNSLLCDEHNDYSFLDSFGPNLGPSADYTHSTCHLPQENGNTTCGISELDNLELDSPPDFQLADLPFGSQENIFSWLDRL from the exons ATGGGAAG ATCTTGGCTTATCAATGGCAGAGGACTTGCGAGTAAAGTAAAAAATGCTAGTGCCCCTGCTGCACATCAAATCAAAGATTGTGGGGCAAAGCGGCAATGCCCAAACTGCAACTACTCTATTGATAACAAGGAT GTTTCTCATGAATGGCCTGGTCTACCTGTTGGCGTTAAATTTGATCCATCTGATGCTGAGCTCGTGGAGCATTTAGAAGCAAAGTGCGGGGTGGGAAATTCAGAGCAACACAAATTCATTGATGAGTTCATCCCGACCCTTGATGTTCACGAAGGAATTTGCTATACCCATCCTGAAAATCTTCCTG GTGCAAAAAAGGATGGAAGTAGCATTCACTTCTTTTATCGCATTACTAATGCATATGCAACTGGTAAAAGGAAGCGTAGAAAGATtcatgatgaaaataatttgaTGAAAGAACATGTACGCTGGCACAAGACGGGAAAGACCAAGGTTGTTATGGAGAATGGATTCCAAAAGGGATGTAAGAAGGTCATGGTACTCTATCAAACTATTAAGAAGGGGTCGAAGCAGGAAAAGACTAATTGGGTAATGCATCAGTACCACCTGGGCCCTGATGAAGATGAAAAAGAAGGTGAATATGTGGTTTCAAAAATCTTTTACCAGCAGCAGAAGCAATCTGTCAAGGCCAATGATTCTTGTGACAATGAGGAAGCCAATCAAACTGGGCCTACAACTCCAAAGACAGTTACACCTAATCCCCCTCGAGATGGAGAAACCCCTTCCTATGATGATATTGTGGATGACTCTTTACCCTTCTCACCTGATCAG GAAGTGGAAGTTGCCAAAGAACCAGGGCAGCCTTCTGATGCTAAAATTAAGTGTGAAATGGAGTACACCACATGCTTGGCTGGAGAATCACAAGCAGCTGATGCAAATGATGTTGATAATTCTCTGTTGTGTGATGAGCATAATGATTATTCATTTCTTGATAGTTTTGGACCCAATCTTGGCCCGTCTGCTGACTACACTCATAGCACTTGCCATTTACCACAAGAGAATGGTAACACAACCTGTGGAATTTCAGAGTTGGATAACTTGGAACTGGATTCTCCTCCAGACTTCCAACTTGCA GATTTGCCATTTGGTTCGCAAGAGAATATCTTTAGTTGGTTGGACCGGCTATAG
- the LOC125849358 gene encoding uncharacterized protein LOC125849358 produces the protein MAAGNWANEDELELVNEDGFVYKRRKKFHLDPTAAPKLKDPAVEEKNRLQRKKKALMKIKDRYQNEINQWELLSTTMSEMQQNQPTPYQERDTLSFNSPGKSSNPTCQPLVDQLLTQVEAQEAVIGNISKLCDVVEAVWTAQEEKMKQSVLDLPIWAHTPGELISSLCSD, from the exons ATGGCAGCAGGGAATTGGGCAAACGAAGACGAACTGGAGCTCGTTAACGAGGATGGATTCGTCTACAAGCGTCGGAAGAAGTTTCATCTTGACCCAACCGCTGCTCCGAAGCTAAAAGATCCGGCAGTTGAGGAGAAGAATCGACTGCAAAGGAAGAAAAAGGCGCTCATGAAAATCAAAGACAGATACCAAAACGAGATCAACCAATGGGAACTTTTATCAACAACAATGAGTGAAATGCAGCAAAATCAGCCAACCCCTTATCAAGAAAGGGACACTCTATCATTCAACTCGCCAGGCAAGTCATCGAATCCGACCTGCCAACCCCTTGTTGATCAGCTCCTTACTCAG GTTGAAGCACAGGAGGCTGTAATTGGCAACATATCAAAACTTTGTGATGTTGTTGAAGCTGTCTGGACTgcacaagaagaaaaaatgaaacaGTCAGTTTTGGACCTCCCAATCTGGGCACACACACCTGGTGAACTTATTTCTTCCCTGTGTTCAGATTGA